TGCGGTGTCGGCGCGGTCGTTCACCGTTGGTCGCGATCGCGTGCTCGATCGCGTCGAGGGCGAGCGTGCTCGCGGCGTCCCCGATCGCGTGCATGGCGATCTGCAACCCGGCCGCATCCGCCGCCGCGACGACCGGGAACAGGCGCTCGGCGGGCCAGATCGGCCCCGCGTTGGTGCCGTCCGCGTACGGCGCGCCCATGGCTGCCGTACAGGCATCGATGGTGCCGTCGAGGACGAGCTTGATGCCGAGCACGCGTGCCCCCGCCGTCGGTGTCGAGGCGTGCGCGGCGGCCTGCTCGACCTGCGCGAGGTTCGCGGCATCGTCGCCGATGTTCGCGACGAACCAGTGCGCGGCGACACGCAGAGGCAGTTCGCCGCGCTCGGCGGCGCGTGCGAGTGCGGCGAGCCCGAGCGCATCGAAGGCCATGTCCACCGCCCCCGTCACGCCGGCGGCGATGTAGGCGGACACGACTCGCCGGACCGCCGCATCGCGCTGCGCGTCGGTCGTGTTCGCGTCGCGGTGCGCCCAGGCATGCAACTGTGCGGCGGTCTCGTAGAGCATTCCGGTCGGCTCACCGGATGCGTCGCGGGCGATGCGTCCGCCGAGGGGATCGGGCGTGTCCCGCGTGATCCCCAGCTCCGCGAGAGCCGCCGTGTTCACCCAGCATGAGTGGTAGTCGTTCGCGTCGAGGTAGACCGGGATGTCGGCGACGACCGCGTCGATCATCGCGGCGGTCGGCTCTCCGTCCGGGATCGCATCGAAGAGCCAGCCGCGCCCGCGAAGCACGCCGGATGCCGCCTCGCGAGCCCTGCGAAGTCGGCGCTGTATCTCCTCGAGAGAGGTGGCATCCGTGAGCCCCACCTGCCCCAGGGCTTCGCCCATCATCAGCAGGTGGGTGTGTGCGTCCGTGAATCCGGGGAGCACGGTGCGACCTTCCAGGTCCACCACCGTGTCGGCGGCGGGCGCGTCGGTGTCGGATCCGACGTAGACGAACACGTCGCCGTCGACGACGACCGCGTCGGCCCATCGTGATTCGTCTCCGGTGAAGATCCGGCCGTTGCGGTAGAGGGTGCGGGTCATGCGTCGTTCTCCTGTGCGGTGAGGCGTTCCAAGCGGGTCGAGACCAGGGCGATGGCTCCGGTGGGGATGGCCAGGACGAAACTCGCGATCCCGAGTGCGACGGCGAAGCCCTGGTAGCCGAGGGCTCCGACGAGCGCTGCGCCGATCACCGGCGTGAGCGCTGATCCGACGAGGTACACCGCCAGCAGCGGGCCCGACCAACGGCCGTCGGCATCCAGCGCGGCAGAGGTCGAGACGAAGTACATGAACGCGATGGCATACACGGAGTTCCAGGCGATGAAGACGACGATGAAGGTGGTCGGGTCGGTCACGAAGCCTTCGCAGATCTTCAGGACTCCACCGGCGATCAGCAGGATCACGAGAGGGACGGCGCGCCCGAAACGGGCACCGACGATCATGAGCAGGACCGAACCGAGGAGTCCGCCGGCGGTCGCACCGCTGAGTGCGATCCCGAGGCCTTCCGGTGTCAGGGCTGCTTGTTCCGCGCCCATCACCCCGGCCATGGCCCAGAGCGAATCCTCGCTCACCGCCCACAGCGCGAACGTGATGAGGAGCCCGAAGCCCGCGATAGTGACCTTCCGCGAGCGGGCCGGGGAGACGCGAACCGTCCCGGTCGGCGGGATCTCGATCGGCATCGCCTCGGCGACGGCTGCTCCCGCCTGTGGAGCGACGACCGGTGCGGCGGGGAGCCACACCGAAGCGACCAGGCCGATCAGGTTGAACAGGGCCAGCGCGCCGAAGACGTCGATCGGCGCGAGCCCGATGAGGGGGATCACGGCGAGCACCACGGTGATGACCCCGCGATTGGCGAGCCCGTTGAAGCCGGCGACCCGGTCCGGGTTCCGGAAGGCGGCGAGGGCGGCGCCAGAGGCGGCGACGGCACCGCCGGCTCCTGCTCCTCCCAGGAGCAGGCCCGGGAGTATGGCCGCGGGGGCGAGCGCGGCGGTCGCGAAGCCGATCACGGCGAGGCTGAGGCCGGCGCGTGCCACGGTCCGACGGTGAATCCCGGCGCACAGCGGAGCGATGGCCAATCCGGTGACCGCGGTGAGTAGGAGGGTCGCGGTGACCAGCCAGCTCGCGGAGAGGACGTCGATTCCGAGGCCGCTCTGGGCGGCGGAGATCATGTACGGCGACAGGTTGACCCCGAGGTATCCCGCGATCCCGATGGCGAAGGTGGCGGTGGCGGTGGGGAGACGGAGGGGGATCCGGGTGCGGAGGTCGAGAGTGGTCATGAGGCTCCAAGGGGAGGGCACGGCATTGTGCGCGAGGGAGGGCAGAGGGCGTGCGTCGGTGGGCACGACTTCATAAACGAATGGTGTTCGTCAACGAATGGTGTTCACTATTATGCACAGGAGAGGGTTCGTGCGGAACCCCGATCTTCATGTCCGGTCTTCCGGAGAAAGCGAGCCCACCATGCCCAGGCCTTCGTCCCCGCTGCTCTCTCCGGAGATCATCGGATCCGCCGGGCTGGCGCTCGCGAAGGCGGGGAAGCCGTTCGGGGTCAACGCGATCGCGCGCGAGTTGGGCGTGCGGCCGTCCTCGTTGTACAACCACGCGGACGGCATGGATGAGATCCTCGAGCTCATGCGCGGCAGGCTCGTGGAGGAATACCGCGTCGAGTGGCGGGGTGAGCCCTGGCCCGAGTTCCTGCACGTGATGCTCCGCACGCAACGCCGGATGTACGCGGATCATCCGCAGCTCGTGCCCCTGCTGGTCGGCAAGACGATCACGAGCCCCGCGGTGATCGCCGTGTACGACGACCTGGCATCGGTGCTCGTCGACGGGGGATTTCCCGAAGATGAGGTGCTCTCGGTCATCGCCGTGCTCGACGCCTTCGCGATCGGCTTCGGTCTCGACCTCGCCTCACCCGACGAGATCTGGCAGCCCGAGGGCGAGACGCGCACTCTCGGTCGGCTCATCGACGGAGCCGAACAGGGGAGTGCGCGATCGGATCGCACGTTCGAGCTCGGCGTCGGTCTTCTCATCGACTCCCTGCGTGCACGGCTCACCCGGTGAGCGATCGTGAGATCCTCCTCGATCTGACGTAGCATGCACTCTGCCTCACCCACCGATCTCGAGGAGGACTCATGACGACCTGGAACCCCGAGGAGCTGGCCCGCATCGCCGCGCCGGAGATGTTCGACCTCTCCGCGCAGCTCGCAGACGGCACGACGCCGAAGACGGTCGGCATCTGGGCGGTCGCCGTGGATGGCCGCCTGTTCGTTCGCTCCTACACGGGCCTTGCAGGCAAGTGGTACGCCCCGGCTCTCGCGAGCCTGCGAGGGCGTGTGTCGGCGGGCGGCATCACGAAGGACGTCCGCTTCGAGCCCGTCACCGACGAGGCGACCAACGTGGCGATCGATGCCGAGTACCTCGACAAGTACACGCCGAGCCCCTACGCGCCGGAGATGGGGCAGGAGCCGGTGCGGTCGAACACCCTCGAGGTCATCCCGATCGACTGAGTGCGGTTCCGAGGCGTCGGGTGCGGCGCGGGAGTGGGCCCTCCCGAACGATCCGCCCCAGACGTATCGTCGAGAGGGCTCTCCGTCCTTCCCGGACGGTGGGGGAGGCGGCGAAGTTCGCTGCGCTCACGGCTGAATCCCCAGTCCATCAGCCTCGTAGCCCCCGCTACGTGAGCAGAGTATCGCTTAATCGTCTTGTCCGCCATTTGGGGGACAAAGATATTTTCGGAACTTTCTCGCTGAGACGTTCTGTTGCCTTCCGGGCGGCGTTGCCTAGGGTGGACACATGGACAGGTTGCTCGTCGTCGCCGCGCAGGTCGCCATCGCTCATGGGCACCGGGTCGAGGTGACGGAGCAGATCGACCCGCTCGCCGGGGAGCCTGTGGTCCTGTCCATCGTCGACCTCGACACCGGTATCCGCTACCGACGTGCAGAGGATCCGAGTGGCGACCTCTCTCGGTGGATCGGACGTGTGTTGGAGTGCACGGTGACCATCGGGGGAGCCGACTCCCGCACCTCTTTGCTCGTCGATCCCATCGGTCCGGGGGCGACCGGAGCGAAGCGCGCTCTGCGTGGCGCGGACGCCGCCGCGGATGCCGCGAAGGCCGAGGCCGACAGATGGGGCGGCGCCGACCGTCCACCTCCCGAGGAACACGAACGCTTCTGGTGACGCCGAAGCCGGGTGCAGGGCTCCCGTCGCTCATCGGAAGTCCCTGGACCGGTGTGTGAGGCCGGTGCGGAGATCCTCGAACCCGTCGGCGAGCACATTGACCACCCCCTCGCTCGACCGCTCCAGGATGCCGCGGATGATGAGAGCCGGTGAATCCCGGGCGACGCGACGGTAGCGGTTCCAGACCCCTGCCGAGCAGACGACGTTCACCAGACCGCTCTCGTCCTCGAGGTTCACGAAGGTGATCCCGGCGGCCGTCGCCGGTCGTTGCCTGTGAGTGACGAGTCCCGCGACCTCGATGCGCCGACCGACCTCGTGGCTCTGCAGATCGACGGCGGTGAGCACCCCGCGGGTGCGCAGTGCCTCCCGGAAATGCGCCATCGGATGGTCATCGGTGGACACGCTGGTCGCCCAGAGATCGGCGGAGAGACGCTCGTAGCTGGTCTGGTCGGCGAACAGGGGAGGCTGCACGGCGACCGTGGTCCCCGGGAGGAAGCGTGAGCGGTCGTCCGCCGCGGCTCCGGCCAGCCAGATCGCCTCTCGGCGCTCCAGCCCCAGACAGTCGAAGGCCCCTGCCGTGGCGAGGGCCTCCAGCTGTGCGGCGGTGGCATCCGTACGCCGCACCAGATCGTGCAGATCCCGGTAAGGACCGTGTGCGTCACGTTCCGCGACGATCCTCTCCGCCAACGGCACACCGATCCCCCGGATGCCGCTGAGGCCCAGTCGCACCGCGAATCCGCCGTCCCTGCGGTGGGCAGCGGACTCGTCGGGAGCCTCCCGGTCGAAGCGGAGGACAGCAGGTTGAGGAGCGGCGAGGCACTGCGTCCGGCCGGTGGGTCCGCCTTCGGAGTCATCGGCGAGCGGCTCCAACGAATCCGTCGCTCCGGACAGGTGCAGATCGGGCCGACGGACCTCCACTCCATGCCGCCGTGCATCCGCAGTGAGGGTCGCGGCGGAGTAGAAGCCCATCGGCTGCGCGCGCAACAGCCCGGCGAGGAACGCGGCGGGATAGTGCAGCTTCACCCAGGAGCTGGCGTAGACCAGCAGGGCGAACGACAGCGAGTGCGACTCGGCGAACCCGAAGTTCGAGAACGCCTGGATCTGCGCGTAGATCCGGTCAGCGGCGTCGGCATCGAGCCCTCGTCTGCTCATGCCCGCGTAGAGCTTGTCCTTGACCTTCTCGATCTTCTCCAGCCCGCGCTTGGAGCCCATGGCGCGCCGCAGCAGGTCGGCCTCATCCGCGGTGCAGTCACCGATCGCCGTCGCCATCTGGATGAGCTGCTCCTGGAAGATCGGAATGCCCAGCGTGCGTTTCAGGATGTCTTCCAGATCGCTGTGCGGGTAGGGGATCGTGAACTCCAAGGGGTCTTCACCACGCCGTGCGCGCTCCCGGTTCTCCTCGTCGACCCGGTCCTTGGCGATCTTCCGCCGCACGAACGGATGCACCGCACCGCCCTGGATGGGGCCGGGACGGATGAGGGCGATCTGGATGGCGAGGTCGTAGAAGCTCCGCGGCTGCAGACGGGGGAGCAGCCCGATCTGTGCGCGGGACTCCACCTGGAAGACACCGATGGAGTCCGCGCGACAGAGCATGTCGTAGACGGCGGGCTCCTCCTTGGGGATGGTCTCGAGCCGCCACTCCTCACCCGTGGCCTGTCGGATCAGATCGAAGCAGTGCTGGAGGGCGGCGAGCATCCCGAGGCCCAGGAGGTCGAACTTCACGAGCCCCATGAACGCGGAGTCGTCTTTGTCCCACTGGATGACGGTGCGGTTCTCCATGCGCGCATGCTCCACCGGTACGACCTCGCCGACCGGACGAGCGGTGAGCACCATGCCGCCGGAGTGGATGCCGAGGTGGCGGGGGGCTTTCAGCAGTTCGCCGGCATAGGCGAGCACGTTCTCGGGGATGTCGTGGTCCTCGGCCGGCTCCAGCCCCGCACCCCAGCCGTCGACCTGGCGGGACCAGGCGTCCTGCTGACCGGGGGAGTGACCGAGCGCTCTGGCCATGTCGCGCACCGCGTTCTTCGGCCGGTACTGGATGACATTCGCCACCTGGGCCGCTCGCTCCCGGCCGTACTCCTGGTAGACCCACTGGATGATCTCCTCGCGACGGTCGGAG
Above is a window of Microbacterium aurugineum DNA encoding:
- a CDS encoding TetR/AcrR family transcriptional regulator C-terminal domain-containing protein, giving the protein MPRPSSPLLSPEIIGSAGLALAKAGKPFGVNAIARELGVRPSSLYNHADGMDEILELMRGRLVEEYRVEWRGEPWPEFLHVMLRTQRRMYADHPQLVPLLVGKTITSPAVIAVYDDLASVLVDGGFPEDEVLSVIAVLDAFAIGFGLDLASPDEIWQPEGETRTLGRLIDGAEQGSARSDRTFELGVGLLIDSLRARLTR
- a CDS encoding amidohydrolase, yielding MTRTLYRNGRIFTGDESRWADAVVVDGDVFVYVGSDTDAPAADTVVDLEGRTVLPGFTDAHTHLLMMGEALGQVGLTDATSLEEIQRRLRRAREAASGVLRGRGWLFDAIPDGEPTAAMIDAVVADIPVYLDANDYHSCWVNTAALAELGITRDTPDPLGGRIARDASGEPTGMLYETAAQLHAWAHRDANTTDAQRDAAVRRVVSAYIAAGVTGAVDMAFDALGLAALARAAERGELPLRVAAHWFVANIGDDAANLAQVEQAAAHASTPTAGARVLGIKLVLDGTIDACTAAMGAPYADGTNAGPIWPAERLFPVVAAADAAGLQIAMHAIGDAASTLALDAIEHAIATNGERPRRHRIEHLEYAAPGTAERMARLGVTASMQPVHADPAIFGNWAAQLGDERVDRAFAWSEYEQAGALLAFSTDAPTAPHQALPNMFVASTRASALVPGMAGVHPEQALPLERAIAHATRDAATSMGDGSWRGRIAPGSAADFVVLDADPFSGDLETLLSARVVQTVIAGRTVFAESSPPARRENS
- a CDS encoding MFS transporter produces the protein MTTLDLRTRIPLRLPTATATFAIGIAGYLGVNLSPYMISAAQSGLGIDVLSASWLVTATLLLTAVTGLAIAPLCAGIHRRTVARAGLSLAVIGFATAALAPAAILPGLLLGGAGAGGAVAASGAALAAFRNPDRVAGFNGLANRGVITVVLAVIPLIGLAPIDVFGALALFNLIGLVASVWLPAAPVVAPQAGAAVAEAMPIEIPPTGTVRVSPARSRKVTIAGFGLLITFALWAVSEDSLWAMAGVMGAEQAALTPEGLGIALSGATAGGLLGSVLLMIVGARFGRAVPLVILLIAGGVLKICEGFVTDPTTFIVVFIAWNSVYAIAFMYFVSTSAALDADGRWSGPLLAVYLVGSALTPVIGAALVGALGYQGFAVALGIASFVLAIPTGAIALVSTRLERLTAQENDA
- a CDS encoding error-prone DNA polymerase; this encodes MGWHNPPLSWNELERTLSGEESPSPPPGAEPKNTRSDPGPVSRRRKRTPPIGIPRPHDAVPYAELHAHSSYSFLDGASSPEDLLAEADRLGLTALALTDHDGFYGAARFAEVADLMESPLQTVFGAELSLDLPAPQRGSADPAGEHLLVLARGKEGYHRLSGAITAAQLRGGEKGRPVYDLDDLAERAGGHWTILTGCRKGAVRRGLEAGDGLTPLRTLVDLFGNDHVAVELFDHGDPLDTRRNDALAGLARRMRLPVVATNNVHYATPAQAPLAEAVAAVRAVRSMDELDGWLPAHGGAHLRSGAEMSARFHRHPGAISYGLELATASAFPLRLARPALPQQKVPEGHTPMSWLRHLVWAAVPSKYPRLDEEGKHRIARELDVIEEKDFPGYFLIVHGIVTEARRRGILCQGRGSAAASAVCYLLGITAVDPILYRLPFERFLATTRTEEPDIDVDFDSDRREEIIQWVYQEYGRERAAQVANVIQYRPKNAVRDMARALGHSPGQQDAWSRQVDGWGAGLEPAEDHDIPENVLAYAGELLKAPRHLGIHSGGMVLTARPVGEVVPVEHARMENRTVIQWDKDDSAFMGLVKFDLLGLGMLAALQHCFDLIRQATGEEWRLETIPKEEPAVYDMLCRADSIGVFQVESRAQIGLLPRLQPRSFYDLAIQIALIRPGPIQGGAVHPFVRRKIAKDRVDEENRERARRGEDPLEFTIPYPHSDLEDILKRTLGIPIFQEQLIQMATAIGDCTADEADLLRRAMGSKRGLEKIEKVKDKLYAGMSRRGLDADAADRIYAQIQAFSNFGFAESHSLSFALLVYASSWVKLHYPAAFLAGLLRAQPMGFYSAATLTADARRHGVEVRRPDLHLSGATDSLEPLADDSEGGPTGRTQCLAAPQPAVLRFDREAPDESAAHRRDGGFAVRLGLSGIRGIGVPLAERIVAERDAHGPYRDLHDLVRRTDATAAQLEALATAGAFDCLGLERREAIWLAGAAADDRSRFLPGTTVAVQPPLFADQTSYERLSADLWATSVSTDDHPMAHFREALRTRGVLTAVDLQSHEVGRRIEVAGLVTHRQRPATAAGITFVNLEDESGLVNVVCSAGVWNRYRRVARDSPALIIRGILERSSEGVVNVLADGFEDLRTGLTHRSRDFR
- a CDS encoding DUF2255 family protein; the encoded protein is MTTWNPEELARIAAPEMFDLSAQLADGTTPKTVGIWAVAVDGRLFVRSYTGLAGKWYAPALASLRGRVSAGGITKDVRFEPVTDEATNVAIDAEYLDKYTPSPYAPEMGQEPVRSNTLEVIPID